Proteins encoded together in one Amblyomma americanum isolate KBUSLIRL-KWMA chromosome 1, ASM5285725v1, whole genome shotgun sequence window:
- the LOC144098776 gene encoding uncharacterized protein LOC144098776, with protein MILDKELNVALRAAGTSQPASGGQWESHQPQTSPSSSGTRSGASPLPSEKEALTTTTTTTTARDAWAPRSACAGMQTAGRSCQPSPQRQACEARHWLGPHASSPVWCRLRRQRPRLPSLRHGGRVPAPRRVSGSGGAAAPASRIHCVLLSSASPHASRT; from the exons ATGATCTTGGACAAGGAGCTAAATGTTGCGTTGAGGGCCGCCGGAACATCGCAACCCGCGTCAGGCGGCCAGTGGGAGAGCCACCAGCCGCAGACGTCGCCGAGCTCTTCGGGGACTCGGTCCGGCGCGTCGCCATTGCCTTCGGAGAAAGAGGCGCTGACGACTACCACCACCACGACTACCGCAAGGGACGCTTGGGCTCCGAGAAGCGCGTGTGCGGGAATGCAGACTGCCGGGCGCAGCTGTCAGCCGTCCCCCCAGCGACAGGCATG TGAAGCAAGACATTGGCTGGGGCCCCATGCATCGTCACCTGTGTGGTGCAGACTCCGCCGGCAAAGGCCCCGGCTGCCATCGCTTCGTCATGGCGGCCGAGTTCCTGCACCTAGGAGGGTGTCCGGGAGCGGTGGTGCTGCTGCCCCTGCCAGCCGCATCC ACTGCGTCCTGCTGAGTTCTGCAAGTCCTCATGCTTCGCGGACATAG